tttaaaataaaaaaatttaaaattttttattatgcaTAGAGAGACGAAATCAtacaaaattcaattgaattaaattattttttttaaaattttttattatgcaTGAAGGTGAAATcataaatgattttataaaaatttatttaaaatttttcttgcaaaattatttataccaccagaagtaaaatatttaaattctttcattttaaagaaaattattagtaaaaaagaatttaattgaattaaattatatttttgtaaaaattttaattttaaatagaaaaataataagattGCTTTGAGTAAGTATTTATTTGTTTGTGTTTATTCATTGTGTAATAGTGCATATATGAGTAGATTAAAAGCTATAACAGAACCTCTCTATATTTACTTTGGTATTTGAGATATGAGAGGGTGGGGTTTTCTAGCAGGTCATTCATGAAGGCTGTTCTTAGAGACTAACTCTCAATGCCAAGTACAGCCAGCCAAGCCAGCTATACTTATCTTCCTTCCTAATGATGCGATATAAAGGTGTGTTTCTTAGTTGTTAGGTTCTTGTTATTCATGGTTATTGGGGGATCTTCGAGGTTTGACTTTTGAGAAGTTTCTTTGTGGGCTCATCCACTGTGTCTTGTCGACTTATGTTTGTTGGTGAAGATGGGTGAACGGTGAACACATTATTTAGCTGGCTAGGATTCATTTCTCATGCCTTCTCTACTAGATTTTCTCCTCTACTAGATGTATAAGCAGTCCTGATGGTTGCGGATTGGTTCTTCTTTAAGTTTGACTTGAATATAGGTCCATTGTATTAAGATTGGACTTATTTTTTTAGGGTTAAACCCATTATTTAATCTTATCTAATTTCTGCTGAAGggcttttttttaaatcaatgaaTTATAACTCTCGAAAAGGGGGAAAAACTAATAAGAAAACTGTATCGGCCAAAGTTGAATAAGGGTGAAAATTTTTTCACCTCCTCTGGAAGGGCAGATTGGGCATTCAGCCATTTTGTAATCCGCACATACCATATTCGATTTATTTGGGTTAAGGCCCACTTGGATAAGCCCATTGTAAGGTCGGGCAACTGGAAATGCAGTGCGCTATCATTCACCTCTTCCGTCTCCGTCGTGACTCGTGAACAACCAGCGCGCTACCCTTCCATAATAGCATTCAAGTTCTGAATCTGACTCCAAGTTCTGAAAATTCCAATTTCCATACCAAAACCAAAGTTCTCAGTTCTCAATTAGGGTTTATACATCGATTTAGTTCTCTTCTACGATTGTTAATCTAGGGTTTTCTGCACTCTTCACTTGAACAATCTTGTCGGGACTGGGAAGCATGTCAAAGCGGAAATTCGGATTCGAAGGGTTTGGGATAAACCGCCAAGCAACCTACAACTTCGACAGATCCCAAGCTCCGCAGCGGCTATATGTTCCTCCTTCCTCGCGCCATGGCCACGACAACTATGAAGACACAGACCTCGACAACATCGATTACGCTGAAAATGACAATTCGAAGGACACTTCAGCTGATGATAACAAAGACAACGGAGCTGGAGATGACGAAATTGACCCTCTGGACGCGTTCATGCAGGGGATACACGAGGAGATGAAGGCGGCCCCGCCTCCACAGCCGAAAGAGAAGTTGGAGAGGTATAGGGATGACGAAGATGATGATCCCATGGAGAGCTTCTTGAAGGCGAAGAAGGATATAGGCTTGACGTTAGCGGCAGATGCGCTACACGCAGGTTATAATTCGGATGAGGAGGTTTACGCAGTGGCGAAAGCAGTGGATGCGGGGATGTTGGAGTATGATTCGGATGATAATCCAGTGGTGGTCGATAAAAAGAAGATAGAGCCGATTCCAGCTCTGGATCATAGCTCGATTGATTATGAATCTTTTAGTAAGGATTTTTATGAGGAGAAACCATCAATATCAggtaaaattttaatgaaataagtTGTAATTTTATGGTTGCTGCAATATTGATGATTGGATACTAGATGATAAAGGTTAGGAAGAGAATGTTACTTTCAATTGTGGTCTGGAATTGCTTCTTTTATCACATGTGCTTTTAGTTTTATGGTGGCTTGTTATTTACATCTATTATAATTGAATTTCTCTTACTTTTAGGGGTTAAATTAGTAGACCGTAACATGAAAATTTCAGCTGGAAAAATGTACGAGTCTCCTTTGAATGCTACTGGACTTTGTCTATAAATCATCTTGATCATATTATATCCTTGGATGATTGGGGAAATATTGTTTCCCTTCGGGCTCTCCTCCATTAGTTGATTGCTACAATGCTACTTGAATTCGAAGATGTTGCCCTTGTTATTCACGGCATcataattcttaattttattggttaataatttcataaatagaaatgtgttatttgttttattgagcaatttatttttttaactaattaaattttgaaattgatGTTCAAATTTCCAGAGATGAGTGAGGAGGATGTTGCAGAATACCGCAAGAGTTTGGCTATCCATGTTTCAGGTTTTGATGTACCCAGGCCAATCAAGTCATTTGAAGACTGTAGTTTTTCATCACAACTTATGAATGCTATAGCAAAACAAGCTTATGAAAAGCCTACAGCCATTCAGTGCCAAGCATTGCCTATTGTGCTCTCTGGGAGAGATATAATTGGTATAGCAAAAACTGGTTCTGGTAAGACTGCTGCTTTCGTGCTTCCCATGATTGTACATATTGTGGATCAACCTGAACTTCAGAAAGAAGAGGGTCCAATTGGGGTGATTTGTGCACCCACTAGAGAATTAGCTCACCAAATATATTTGGAAGCCAAGAAATTTGCTAAATCACATGGGATACGTGTCTCTGCTGTCTATGGTGGGATGTCAAAGCTTGATCAGTTCAAAGAACTCAAAGCAGGATGTGAAATTGTTGTTGCAACTCCGGGAAGATTAATAGACATGTTAAAGATGAAGGCACTGAATATGTTGAAGGCAACTTACTTGGTACTTGACGAGGCTGATAGAATGTTTGACCTGGGATTTGAGCCGCAAATAAGGTCCATTGTTGGTCAGATTAGGCCAGACCGCCAGACCTTACTCTTTTCAGCTACAATGCCCCGGAAAGTTGAAAAGTTAGCTAGGGAGGTTCTCACTGATCCTATAAGAGTGACGGTGGGGGAGGTGGGAATGGCCAATGAAGATATTACTCAGGTTGTTCAAGTTCTTCCTTCTGATGCAGAGAAGATGCCTTGGCTTCTTGAAAAATTGCCTGGGATGATTGATGATGGT
The sequence above is a segment of the Manihot esculenta cultivar AM560-2 chromosome 5, M.esculenta_v8, whole genome shotgun sequence genome. Coding sequences within it:
- the LOC110614990 gene encoding DEAD-box ATP-dependent RNA helicase 24 isoform X2, with the protein product MSKRKFGFEGFGINRQATYNFDRSQAPQRLYVPPSSRHGHDNYEDTDLDNIDYAENDNSKDTSADDNKDNGAGDDEIDPLDAFMQGIHEEMKAAPPPQPKEKLERYRDDEDDDPMESFLKAKKDIGLTLAADALHAGYNSDEEVYAVAKAVDAGMLEYDSDDNPVVVDKKKIEPIPALDHSSIDYESFSKDFYEEKPSISEMSEEDVAEYRKSLAIHVSGFDVPRPIKSFEDCSFSSQLMNAIAKQAYEKPTAIQCQALPIVLSGRDIIGIAKTGSGKTAAFVLPMIVHIVDQPELQKEEGPIGVICAPTRELAHQIYLEAKKFAKSHGIRVSAVYGGMSKLDQFKELKAGCEIVVATPGRLIDMLKMKALNMLKATYLVLDEADRMFDLGFEPQIRSIVGQIRPDRQTLLFSATMPRKVEKLAREVLTDPIRVTVGEVGMANEDITQVVQVLPSDAEKMPWLLEKLPGMIDDGDVLVFGSKKATVDEIESQLAQKGFKVAALHGDKDQASRMEILQKFKSSIYHVLIATDVAARGLDIKSIKSVVNFDIARDMDMHVHRIGELVNSLIAAGQNVSMELMDLAMKDGRFRSKRDARKGGGKKGRGRSGSGRGVRGVDYGLGIGYNPETNSTPSHAAPSGSAAVSSLRTGMVGQFKSNFVAASSNSQSSSANKGRALPGFISGGSIGGDINRTRTTTSLPGFVSGGSISGDANRTGTTTSLPGFVSGGSITGDVNRTQTIGQNTGGNHSRHMESSKDRGRGRQRPSGWDH
- the LOC110614990 gene encoding DEAD-box ATP-dependent RNA helicase 24 isoform X1; this translates as MSKRKFGFEGFGINRQATYNFDRSQAPQRLYVPPSSRHGHDNYEDTDLDNIDYAENDNSKDTSADDNKDNGAGDDEIDPLDAFMQGIHEEMKAAPPPQPKEKLERYRDDEDDDPMESFLKAKKDIGLTLAADALHAGYNSDEEVYAVAKAVDAGMLEYDSDDNPVVVDKKKIEPIPALDHSSIDYESFSKDFYEEKPSISEMSEEDVAEYRKSLAIHVSGFDVPRPIKSFEDCSFSSQLMNAIAKQAYEKPTAIQCQALPIVLSGRDIIGIAKTGSGKTAAFVLPMIVHIVDQPELQKEEGPIGVICAPTRELAHQIYLEAKKFAKSHGIRVSAVYGGMSKLDQFKELKAGCEIVVATPGRLIDMLKMKALNMLKATYLVLDEADRMFDLGFEPQIRSIVGQIRPDRQTLLFSATMPRKVEKLAREVLTDPIRVTVGEVGMANEDITQVVQVLPSDAEKMPWLLEKLPGMIDDGDVLVFGSKKATVDEIESQLAQKGFKVAALHGDKDQASRMEILQKFKSSIYHVLIATDVAARGLDIKSIKSVVNFDIARDMDMHVHRIGRTGRAGDKDGIAYTLITQKESHFAGELVNSLIAAGQNVSMELMDLAMKDGRFRSKRDARKGGGKKGRGRSGSGRGVRGVDYGLGIGYNPETNSTPSHAAPSGSAAVSSLRTGMVGQFKSNFVAASSNSQSSSANKGRALPGFISGGSIGGDINRTRTTTSLPGFVSGGSISGDANRTGTTTSLPGFVSGGSITGDVNRTQTIGQNTGGNHSRHMESSKDRGRGRQRPSGWDH